In Rhineura floridana isolate rRhiFlo1 chromosome 6, rRhiFlo1.hap2, whole genome shotgun sequence, one genomic interval encodes:
- the LOC133386658 gene encoding uncharacterized protein LOC133386658 produces MPKKGQGGPKGKGKAPRAGGRCPPPAAEGARSGEGPPWAAILARLEALEHGSSHPNAPRDQPVTGKKKDPPPKRSRGKTQRPVNSADAGAVASILARLDVLEAGLRAEARTPSIEPGATPTLQAAPTMQPAQGPSAESTQDRWTRSEQPRILLCGHSMMFWAGRRAAKSRFGTQLGLSQWAAVRWLGRRGMRWDGLLPALFQPAVEVAAPQVLVIHLGGNDLGLLKGKALIEQACGDLRAIARRWPGVHLVWSDILPRRRWNCAGDPRGMDRARKKVNRQIQRALRDLGGSVIHHPEVGHNKLELFRPDGVHLTDKGNDIFLRDLQKGLHQILIGCGVKGD; encoded by the exons atgcctaagaaaggacaaggggggccaaaagggaagggaaaggcccccagagcaggggggagatgcccacccccagcggcggagggggcaaggagtggggaggggccaccatgggcggccatattagccaggttggaagccctagaacatggctcaagccaccctaatgcaccccgggaccaacctgtgacagggaagaagaaagacccaccacccaaacggtctcgggggaaaacacagcggccagtgaacagtgctgatgcaggggctgttgcttccatcttagcgcgactggatgtgctggaggccgggctcagggctgaggcgaggacgcccagcatagagccaggcgcaactcccaccctgcaagcagccccaacaatgcagcccgcacaaggaccttcggcggaaagcacacagg atcgctggacaagatcggagcagccacgcatcctcctatgtggccacagtatgatgttctgggcaggccgcagggcggcgaagtctcgcttcggcacgcagctggggctcagtcaatgggccgcagtgcggtggctgggtcgtcgggggatgcgttgggatgggctcctgccagccttgtttcaaccggctgtggaagtggcagcgccccaggtgctggtgatccacctcgggggcaacgacttgggtctgttaaagggcaaggccctaattgaacaggcatgcggtgacctccgggccattgcacgtcgctggccgggggtgcacttagtgtggtcagacatcctgccgcgcaggaggtggaattgtgccggtgacccacgagggatggacagggcacggaaaaaggtgaacaggcaaattcagagggcccttagggacttaggaggttctgtcatccaccacccagaggtgggccacaacaagcttgagctgtttcggcctgacggcgtccatttgacggacaagggcaacgacatctttctaagggacctgcagaagggtttacaccagattcttatcgggtgtggggtaaagggggactaa